The DNA segment CAATTCTACCTTTATATTTCTACTTTTAGTACCATTAGTTTAACTTAGTGTTTCATATGGGTCTGTAAGTATACTCTGGCAACATTTTTTTTCTGATTCTCTCTTTTTGTCCTATACAAAAAATGCATTAGTTGTTTGTTTAATAGCTACGGGGCAGGataataagacacagaattcataataaaagatcaaagtgtcatacaactgatagaatctctacaggtggaaataggccatttggcccaacaagtctacaccaaccctccaaagagtatcccactcagactcattcccctacgtTATTACTCTACaatcccctgactaatgcacctaacctacacatccctgaacaatatgggcaatttagcatgactaattcacctaactacacatctttggactgtgggaggaagtctgagcagagatgcaatgTACTGAACAAAGCTGgtttgctgttaagtctttaatcatttagaatggggatgcaggtttcgattgattaatatgtaaattccagaatttctttcaattcACAATCCCATGACAAtaatgttttcaaataaacctgttggactgtaacctggtgttgtgtgatttttttactttgtccacccagcacctccacatcttagTTGTTTGAGGCCATTTTCCCACAATAAGTTTGGCAAATCAGAAATGTAGAAGACTGAGACCACAATTTTACTTGTTGTCCACTGGAGTTTATAATGTGACCAAGCAGGTTGATAACCAACTTAGCAATCTTTCCAACATAATGATAGCAAGCAGCAAGACTGGCAAAGACTGCCTACTCAGCCATGTTTGATGTGGAATTTTTCCCTTAAGCTATAGCCACTATTCTCGTTTTGTAACAAATGAGATACCTGTGTTCTCTTGCATGTTATGACTAATTAGATTAATTAGATGGATTAATTGAGATGTGGTTTGATGCAGATTCACCCTTCCAACTGGGGACATTATACTTTAGATTAAAGGTGAAATATTAAAGTTGGATTAAGTATTTTTGACCAATGATAAAAATAATAGATGTTGTTTCATTTAAATTTATGATTCTTCTTACAGAAACAGATATGCAAATGATACTAGCTAAAcataataacttgcatttatacagtgcCTTTAATATATTACATTTTTTAAGATGCTACACGGAACTATTATCAAACATGTTGTCggtaatggagggtttgagatacaaaaatagactggaaagactgggaagttgtttcattGGAGCATGGGAGATTGAGAAgcgaccttattgaggtttataaaatcataaggggcatagatagtgTGAATGACAAGTGTTTTTTCCctagagttcaaaactagaggacatttttaaaggtgagaggagaaagattaaaaaaggacatgaggggcaatgttttttacACTGAAAGTGattcatgtgtgaaatgaactgtcagagaaaggggtggatgcaagtacagttacgtttaaaatacatttggataggtttgtgaataggaaaagtttggagagatatgggccaagagcaggcaggtgggactagtttagtttgggaacatggacgGCCAGGAcaggttggtctgaagggtctgtttccatgctgtttgactctatcaGGATATACAAGTCCAGATCATGATGTCTTGGTGAAAGAAGTATTTTGTCAGGAGACAACGGTCGAAAGGTCAAGAGATTTAGGCTGATGACAAGAATGCGTATTTTTACCGAGTAAAATAGAGATTGcgcaagagaccagaattgcaagcgtGTAGTGATTTTGAAGGATTGTTTCTTCCTCACTAATTTGCAAACTATTGTTAAAAATATGAAAAGTAGAGATTATCTGCTATGGTTTGTCTTGTTTAACTCATTGATAAACTCTACTTCTTGTTTTTCTAGCTTCACATTATCATCTCCGTCTGTGTCTTCTGATACTATTATGAATTCTATGACTCCTGCTTTGTTCAATTCAACAAATTTTATGGGTCACTAAAATATTCACTTTTTTTCTTATTATTTCATGTCTTTTCAAGCTATAGTGGTGGCAACAATAGTTCTAGACTGATTCAACAAAGAGCCAATACCGCCACTGTATTGCTCTGTGTAGGAAAACTTCTGTAACTTCATATTTCCTCTCCAATGTGCATTGCATGTTTTCTTAATGATATCAATATTATATTTTCACTTGTTTTTGGAATGCAGATAAAGAACGCCTTTATTGCTAGTTGCCTTGAGAATTAATTGACTTGCTAGCCAGAAAAGAAGGTTTTAAGAATAAATCTCAAGATAGGGTGCAATCcacatgcagacatagggagttAGTGAACCTGTTGAATTTTTGTAACAAGTCTTGTTTATGGTGCTCCCAAACAAATGGCCATGTTTATGAAGTTCAATCTCACAACCGTGGTCTTTGGGTTGCCAGTCTATTAGTTCAATCATAAACTATTAGAAACCTTTTCCAAAGAAAGATACATTTCTTGAAGATTTCCATCTTACACTTGTCAGGACAATTTTCAAGAATAAGCAAATGAAAAACAATGTAATGTATGAGAGGAGAGTGCTGACTAGTTGGCAATTTGACATGATTGGTAGATGCAATTCAATGAAGAATGCACCACTTAATGATGAACAAGAGCCTGTGTATTAATATATATTGCTTCCAGTATATGCAAGTGCATTATACTGTGAGACTGACAATCAAGTTTGTTTATGGGCAAAATTCTTTGCAGGCGACATACGTTAATATATGTGGCCGTGTTCTTTGTAGACAAATAGAACATGTACTCACACAGTGATAGTTTCAATACATTAAAATATGTGACAGCCTTTACCTTGTTCATTTCTTACTTCAATGTTTTGACCAGGCTCAACCTGCCTTGTTTAAAATTAAACACAGCTTGGCAGTCACTGTTAGTGAATGTATTTGCCAATCAGAGTCCACTTCCTAAACCAATCACTACTCTCTTCTCATACTGTAAAAATGCTGTTTTTGCTTTACTTTTGTATTTCTTGCAAATGCCCTGATGAGCACAAGATGATATGCTTTGACAGAATTTGACAGGAAGATTGTAGGAGCTGAatagtatttaaatggagaatggTGCAGAAAGCTACAAACCAGAGGGATTTCGCAGTCCTCATGCATAAATCACATAAAGCTAGCAACCAAGTTCAGTGGGTAATTggaaagacaaatggaatgttggtctttatttcaaagggaatggagtataaaagttggaggttttgctaaaacaatGCAAGGCATTAGTTACACCACAGTTGGAATACAAtgaatagttttggactccttaacTAAGGAAGGATATAGTGGCGTTGGAGGTAGTCCAGAGAAGTTTTACTAATTTCATACTGGGTATGGAGGGGTTTtcatatgaagaaaggttgagttgGTTGGGCCTACATTCATTGAGAAGAGACCTTATTGAAATGTACAGGTTTCTAAGGGACTTCACAAGGTAGATGTAGAGAGCTTGTGGGAGGGTCTagtaccagagggcataatctcaaaatAAGAGGTAACacgtttaagacagagatgaggagaaacttcttctttcagtggaatctgtggaattctttaccataaAGGGCTGTCAAAGCTGGGTCATTTAAAATATTCCAGGCTAAGACAGATagaattttaatcagtaagggaatcaaaggtcaTGGTGGAGCAAatgcaatggactgaatggcctatgtCTCATAATCCCATGGTCTAAAATGTGTCTTTTTGCAGCAAATCTCAAATTCTGCATGATTGAATGATTTCTAGACCTTTTAAATCaagtttttcatttttaaaaattactattTAGAATGAGTTTGGTATTTTTGTTGAACTTAGCATAACCAAAGACTTAGTGAAGATAAAAATATTCTTAATAACTCTGACTAAGCTTGCCTCCAAATAAATTATGTAATAAAGTTCTTTATATGGCCCAAACTACATATAAATAGTCAAATGTTAATGATCAGGCCAGAATTAGGTGGGTTTTTAATGAAAAAATATGTCATGACATTTTCTCAAAATGAATTTATATCTGAAATAATTTGCAAGGACTTGAATAAAACTCTAAGATCATAATACATTTTTTACACACCTGTCTGATTGCTGATTTCCCCCTCAGCACATTGTAAACAGTCAAAACAACACACTGGTTGTCCTTTTCGTGCTGCTTTCCTTGTACCAGGAGGGCAATTTTCACTGCATATAGATCTTGGAATCTACCATGGCACAAACACAAAGGAAAAAGGCAATTTAGTTGTTTAGTTATAATTGTAATCATTATTAAAGCAATAGTTGATATACTGAGAGGCAAATCATTCGACAATTTTCAAATTCACTGGTGGTGCCTGGGTgttgctggttgggccagcatttatcgctTTCCTAGAtggccttgagaaggtagtggtgaactgtcttcttgaactgctgcagtccacgtgctgaaGGCAGCCCAACCAGAAggactataagatataggagcatttaggccatttgccccatcaagtctgctctgccatttgatcatggctgatatgtttctcaattccTTCCCCCATAATCTTTGGttaatccccttactaatcaagaatttatctatctctgtcttaaatacactaaaTGACTTTACCTCAGCagcattctgtggcagtgagttccacagattcactaccctctagctgaacaaattcttcctcatcccagttctgaaGGGCTGTGCCTTCACTTTGAGGTTGTGCTCTCAGGACCTGGTCTCTCCTACTACTGGAAACATCTGCACATCCATTCTATTCacacctctcagtattctgtaaatttcatcagatcctccctcatccttctaaagtcCAATGAGTTGAAACCCAGAATCCTGTACTGCTCCTCACACCAGAAGCCCTTCATCTCAAGATCATTCTCGTAAACTTCCTCTGGAACCCCTCCAATGCCAACAAATCATTTTTTAGATATAAGGTCCAAAACTGGGAACAGAGCCTTACGTAGCTcaacagtacatctctgctcttataCTCAAGCCCTCTCGTGATGAATGCTAACATTTTGTTTGTtttctaactgccaactgaacctgcatattaacctCAAGAGAATCTTAAGCTTTGATtcaaagtccctttgtgcttcagatttctgaatactttctctatttagaaaatagtctatgcctctatttttcctaccaaagtgcatatcctcacactttcccacactgtattccatctgctacttctttgccaAACTCCTAACCtgttcaagtccttctgcagcctaccCACCTCCCCAACACAACCTGTTATTTCACCTACCTATGTCTATCTAccaacttagcaacaatgccctcagatTGCTTATGTgattccaacactgacccctgcaaaACTCCCACTAGGCACTAGCTGTTACCTTGAAAAatacccctttatccccacttaTTGGTAGTGatgttcctgtgtatctgctgctcttgtccttttaCATGGATTTGTAAGGTGCTGTATAAGGATCTtttatgaatttctgcagtgcatcttgtaaatagtacacactgctgctactgagcactgtTGGTGAAAGAGTGAATGTTTGTTAATTTGCAcattaagtgggctgctttgtcctggatggtgtcaagcttcttgaatgtttttggagctgcaatAATTAGTGCCAACATGCAAAAATTCTATTTGAAGAACTTTAAAGAAcagcagtgggcggcacggtggcacagtggttagcactgctgcctcacagcgcctgagacccgggttcaattcccgcctcaggcgactgactgtgtggagtttgcacgttctccccgtgtctgcgtgggtttcctccgggtgctccggtttcctcccacagtccaaagatttgcaggccaggtgaattggtcatgctaaattgcccatagtgttaggtaaggggtaaatgtagatgtaggggtatgggtgggttacgcttcggcggggcggtgtggacttgttgggccgaagggcctgtttccacactgtaagtaatctaatctaatctaaagtgtaTCATGTGGAAGCATAGAAAATGGAAACTGGAGTGAGCCATTCAACTCATAAAGCCTGCTCATCTATCTGAATGCCATGCTCCTCTCTCCACTAACCCATACCCATTGACACCTTTAGCATTTAGAAAACTATATTTTTCTTTAACATATTCagtgatttggcctccacagctttctgtggtagaaaattccacaggttgaCCATTCTTCAAGTCAAAAATGTTCTCCTCAACTCAGACTGAAATGGCCTATCACGTCTCCTGTGTTGGTGACCCCTTATTCTAGATCCCCCAGCAGAGAAAacatcatccctgcatccagtctgtccaTCCCTGATGGAATCCTTTATACCCTCATGAGATCCCCTCCCCTTCTTCTAGGCACCAATGAATATAAACCCAACCGACCCTACTTCACTTTCCCCAGAAAAAAGAATTCAGTCAGCTGCAActgttacagtgtttctgtgcAAACTAACTGTGACTACAGATCAACATCTGGGACAATGGATTAGAAAATACCaactaaaataaatgaaatattaGACTTTTCAAAACCAAAACCCAAATTAATACCGGTAAAAGCAGGAGACAACTTCCACCAGCAAGTAGCGAGACTCTTAAGCAGCATTTTGCTGATGGCGGCCAACGAATAGGACACCCCTGGGACTTCCCATCTGAAAATATGCTTTTAGTCCCGCCAGCAGGACTTCTACTTTCTTCACAAAATACAGCTCTATATGCCAGCATATTGGATTCTAAACTTTGTTCAGACCTTTCATGGCTCCACATTTTTGTGGGGCATTAAGTTTTGATATTGTTCCAGCAAGCAGTTTGAAATGGTTCTGCAATTCAGTGCTGATTTGGATTTTGAATCTGAAATCTGATATTTCATTTTGTATTGTATTGTATTCCTTAATTTTCCACTTCTGTTCTGGTATATGTGGGATAGGTAGCAGTGAAAATGATAAATTTAACTGTAACTAAATTAGCATTAAaacatgaaaccagatggatccaacatACCAGGCTTCTATGGATTACCAAAAATATACAAACTTGGAGCCctcctcagacccatagtctcctTTTCTGGTATACCAacttacagactagtcaaagaaCTCTACCAAAAACTAAAATATCTAATTGAAGATTCACGTTattccattcactccacccaagaattccagAACACCATCAAAGATAACAAGATAGAAGAAGacaaaataatggtctcctttgacgttACAGACCTTTTCACATCAATTAACATcgacctggccaaagaaacactagCATCATTACTAGGAAAACCAGGACCACAAACACCAGAcggcaccaacttcatcagcaaagacaacatcctcaaactagtggacctgtgcctcaccacccacttcacattcaataacaaaaCCTACAAACAAGTCAACAGAACTCCTAAGGGTTCACCATTATCAGGGTTCATAGCGGAAGGAGTAATGCAGAGGCTTGAAAAAACTGCCCTCCCatctatccaacccaaactttgggtccactacataatgacacctttgtcatcacaaaacagaacaaattagaggaaacatacaacactatcaacaatatcctgacaggcataaCATTTATAAAAGAGGAGGAGAATgacaacagactcccattcctagacgtgacagTTGAACGTACAGTTAACAGagagcttcaaaccagcatctacagaaatACAACAAACACCAACCAAATaattaacttcagaagcaatcatcccaacacctacaaatggagctgcatcaagacattatttcagTGAGCTCCAttacactgcagcacccaagaactacaaatagcagaagaaaaatatctatatCATGTTTTCAAGAAAAATGGGTACAATCCACCAATTCCTCAGAAACATACCCAAACTAGCAGATACAAcgcaaccaaaaactatagctacattaccttacatcaaagacatatcagaaatgacttccagactattCAGActctttggcatcatggtagcccacaaatctacCAACACACTTCAACAACAACTAATGAATCTAAAGGATCCGttagatactaccagcaaaactattgtcatttacaagataccagcAAGGACTGTAAAAAAACATGACATTGAACAAACTAGCAAGGAACTTgccaccaggatgcatgaacaccagctggccaccaaaagacatgacccactatcactaatgTCTATACACATAGACAAAGAAGATCACCACTTTGACttggacaacacacacatcctaggacaggtgaaacaaagacatgcacaagaattcttagaggcatggcattctaaccagaactccatcaataaacacatcgatttcaATTCTATCTACCTTTCCTTGAAAGAAAAACCAGAAATGAcacacccaccttaagaaaccaagacctataaagagAGAGGCGGAACATACCACCAGTGTTTTACTGgaaactctcactgatgatgttacctagtatggtgatgaaacatctgaaaacaaaccttcaagcttagcgagctaacttacacacttatcatcaacctgagctacaaatcttctcaaaaatcgctaaaTGATGTTTTGTTTGAATTGACACTGTAATATGCTATGAGATGCATTTGTCTTCAGTTTCTAATGGAGCCTTTTTTCTTATCATGACATGATGTGGAGCTGcgagtgttggactggggtggacaaaatcagaagtcacaccacactaggttatagtccagtagctttatttaaaatcacaaactttcagagcgctgctcctttgtcaggtgaaggacTTATCGTAACTGTTAAAGATGCTATCCAGTTATTTATTTAAGTATTTTGAATCTTGTTATGGACATTTTTCTTCAGGAACACTCTCAATTTAATTTAACATTGGTAAGTAAATTGTTAGAATTATACTTTTTCAAGTTACTATTACCATATTGTTTGCAAAGCGTAAGTATAGATTGTTTGGATTCATTATTTGGAATGAGTTGAGAGCAAGTTCAGACTCTTTGGGAATCAACAACAGCTCTGACAAATTCTTGATTCATTTGTCACATTAAGTATTCATGCACCTCCTCCTAGCTTCATGGCTATTTAATCTATAAACGGTCCTATCTGTGTTATTTCAGAAAGATTTCTTCTCTTATAAGCTTTTTCCTAAATCTCTGATTTTCAAAATGTTTTCTCTTGCACAGAATGTTATGAGCATTTGTTCGAAGTTTTAGAAAATGGCTTTCCTGTATAGCTTATTCCGTCATAGTATGAAATACTGATTATGAAATACTGAACTCATTATGGGAAACTGTGAAAGGGAAGAAACCTTAATTTCATTTTATCAGGGAAGCAAGCGCAACATTTTGCTCATACAAAATATTCAATGTTATTTCTTTACAGAGTCGAATATATTTACCTTTGTTGTCCCATCACAAAAAATAATTCTGTCTTCATCAATTAAAAGCTCTTGCCCAGAGGTTGCCGATGCATCAAAAAGGCCAACAGTAACAATTTTTACAGAGCCATCTGCATCCATTTGCCAATTCATAATATCATATGATGCAATGGGATCACCATTTTCGTCAAAGTGTACTTTTTCGCCGAAATCATTTGTAAAGTTAACTTCTTTTAGATAATGGAGAAGCTGTATATGCAGAGTGAAAATGGTAATATAATTAGTCTAACCCGTaaaaggtcagtaataaacaatTGCCATGTAAAACTTGAAAATTCATAGTAAACATAGAAATGCCTTACTTGCCATGGCTCAAAGTGTGAAATGTTTGCGCAAGTTTTGTTCAGAAATGGTCCTTTGTCAGGATCGCAGGTTTCCAAATTATGAAGTGCATGAGCTATTGCATACACTGCTTTGTAGACATTATACGAAACTCTCAACTGTGACACATCACTATATAAACTATCTATTTCCTCTATGTCTTCTTGTCCTGTACATATTGATTTTGAAATTGTAGTTGCACTGAGTCTAGTAGAGTTATCTGATAAATTAAATGTACATCCAAACATCCTTTCCCAGAATCTATTTACCAGAGAATTATGAGGGGTTAAAGATGGACGCACCTTTAGAAGAAATTCTTTGAACTGTGGAATTTCTGCTTTACGGAAAGCAAAACCTATTGTTCCACCAAAGGATCTAAAGTTTGTTTTTGTTGCTAGCAGTGCTGCAGTACTCCAAGTTTCACTTGCTATCCACTGCATACTAGTAATATTCTGGCGCACCACTTCATTGGCTAAATAAATAATATCTCCTACACCAGCAAACAATGCAATAACCTTGGCTGTGGATCTTTTGATGGTGTCTACAATCTGAAGTATCTTACGTCTGGATGGAATTTTTGGAATTACTTCAGTAAAAGCAAGACATACACCATAATTTTGAATCTGTTCATTAAATAACTGAACTAAATATTGGCCGTAATCATCTTGAGTTGCAATAGACCCAACCCAAGTCCATCCAAAATGCTTCACAAGTTGGGCCATAGCTTTGGCTTGAAAGCTATCACTAGGTATTGTCCTGAAAAAGGTGGGAAACTCCAGTTTGTTGCTAAGACATGAGCATGAGGAAGAGTAGCTGACCTGAAAAATAGAAGACATTTGTGAAGATTGAATGAAAGGATAAAAGCCAAAATTGTTTTTTCTGCCTTGTCAAGAACATTATAAATCTTGTGTTGAAACAAAACCTTAATTGTACTCAAACAGAAGACCATTTTTCAAAATTATTGTGCAAATTATGATTCCTTGTCACCaaaagtaattttaaaatattaCTAATGCACATTTTATCAATTTTATTTCATGTTTTGTAATTTGATGGAAATATTTAAGATCTGTTTGTACTATTTCAGTTTTATAAATGAAAGAGGACTTCTACATTTAGTTTTTTTTCATTTGCAGTGTCATTACTTGTGATGAATGATTTTTAAAAGGATTTTAATTTATTAGCCATAATTCAATCTTAACAGAATAAAACACATAGAATATAATGCATAGAATATAACAACAAATGTGCAAATTAATATTGCAGTCATTAACATTTATATATCTGGAAATATGTAGTAGAAAAAAAAGAGACTTTACTCTGTTCCATATAGAGAGAACATTGATTTTCCTTTGGAAACAAACTCCTTTTCATCAATTTTTCATTGGAAAGTACTTTAAATGCTTTGTAATCTTACCATTGGAATTCTGAATTGTCCTGCAATTCTTCCCGTAATAATGGATTGCGTTGATCGAGCATCACCAACAATTGCAGCAATGGGAGATGATCCTGTGCATTTATAGTTCTTGGACATATTATCTATTTCATTAAGAAGAGTGATTGCTGCTCTGACAGCCTGTGGTACTTTACGGCAATTATCATAAATGCTGTAGCCTAACCGTATATTTGGAAGTAGTGTTTGGTCTTTGTTTATTTGTTCAATGGTGAAGATCATCATTTGTAACCATCGAAATGTTCTGAAATTAAAACTGTTGGAGAAAAGGTTATTTAAATTTATTACACTTAATTCATAAAATGAATCAGAATATGTCCTTGCATTTA comes from the Chiloscyllium punctatum isolate Juve2018m chromosome 6, sChiPun1.3, whole genome shotgun sequence genome and includes:
- the LOC140478945 gene encoding extracellular calcium-sensing receptor-like, whose product is MIFTIEQINKDQTLLPNIRLGYSIYDNCRKVPQAVRAAITLLNEIDNMSKNYKCTGSSPIAAIVGDARSTQSIITGRIAGQFRIPMVSYSSSCSCLSNKLEFPTFFRTIPSDSFQAKAMAQLVKHFGWTWVGSIATQDDYGQYLVQLFNEQIQNYGVCLAFTEVIPKIPSRRKILQIVDTIKRSTAKVIALFAGVGDIIYLANEVVRQNITSMQWIASETWSTAALLATKTNFRSFGGTIGFAFRKAEIPQFKEFLLKVRPSLTPHNSLVNRFWERMFGCTFNLSDNSTRLSATTISKSICTGQEDIEEIDSLYSDVSQLRVSYNVYKAVYAIAHALHNLETCDPDKGPFLNKTCANISHFEPWQLLHYLKEVNFTNDFGEKVHFDENGDPIASYDIMNWQMDADGSVKIVTVGLFDASATSGQELLIDEDRIIFCDGTTKIPRSICSENCPPGTRKAARKGQPVCCFDCLQCAEGEISNQTDSVHCFTCPIDYWPNQEHDQCVLKEIEFLSFEDTLGIILTTIALFGTGITIVMLVIFIHYRNTPVVRANNVELSFLLLISLVLCFLCSLTFIGQPTTWSCILRHTVFGTSFALCISCILGKTIVVLMAFSATLPNNNMMKYFGPLQQRASVFACTFLQVIICMLWLATSPPVPVKNTKYQSAKIILECDVGSATAFWCMLGYIGLLAGTSVILAFLARKLPDNFNEAKFITFSMLTFSAVWVTFIPAYISSPGKYTVAVEIFAILSSTFGLAACNFVPKCYIILIKPDQNTKKHLMGRAVAASK